CGAGATACCGAAAGGGATAAAGATCGCGAGCGGGTTCAGTTTCTCGTAGCCCGGCTCCATGCCGAGTTTCACCATTCCGTCGAACAGTTCGTTCAGGAAGAACCCGCGGTACTTGAAGTAGCAGAGAATCCCGAGGTTCATGCCGACGCTGGTGTACAGAATCAGCTTGCGGAACCGCGGTCGCTCGGACGAACCCATCATTCGACCGAACAGGTAGTCCGCGAACGTCGTTCCCGTGACCAGGAACGCCAGTTCGTAGCTCCACGCGGCGTAAAAGTGGAAGCTCGCGACCACGAGCAACCAGATCCGCGTCATCGCGAAGCGCCGCGGAATGCTCCAGTACACGAGCAACACGAGCGCGAAGAACGCGAGAAACGCCTGCGTGTGGAAGAACGGGGCCGGCAGCAGGTCGTGGAGCCAACGGAAATACGCGAACCCGGATTGGTACACCGGTTCCGCGGTAGTGTGCGTGGTCGATGCGAGCAGAGACATTACCAACCGTCCTTGGTTGCGCATTGGCGCGGACGGGGAACTCGCTGAGACCCGCCGCGGGCGGGGACTATAGCGGGATTATGAGAAGTGGGTCAATGCCGGGTCTTGGGGAAAGACCCGCTCCGTGATTCCTTCCCTAAGACATACAGGGGAACGGGATTAATTGCGGTACACAGCCACCGGCTTCCGTTTCGCCCGGCAAACAACGGGCGAGCGAAACGAGCGCGAAGGGGTTTTCGATGTCCGAGCAGTGGAGTTACAAGAAGGTCGGGTTGGACCTCGATAAGTACGAGCAGACCATTTCCGGCATCCAGGCGCACATCAAGCGCGCCCAGCGCTCGGGCGTAATCCAGCCGCCGTTCCCGGCGCGTAAGGGCGGAAAGGGTGTAGGCGGGTTCGCGAGTCTCTTCGACCTCTCGGTCGCGGGCAAGTACACGAATCCAGTGCTGGTTACGTGTACCGACGGTGTCGGCAGCAAGCTCAAGATCGCGTGCATGGCGGGGAAATTCGACACCGTGGGCATCGACTTGGTCGCGATGTCGGTGAACGACCTCATCTGCACGGGGGGCGAACCACTCACGTTCCTCGACTATTTGGCGATGCCGAAGGACGATCCCGACCTTACTTCGCAGCTCGTTAAGGGAATCGCGGACGGGTGCCTCGAATCCGGGTGCGCGCTCGTGGGCGGCGAAACCGCGATTCTGCCGGACTTTTACCAGCCGGGTGACTTCGACCTCGCGGGATTCGCCGCGGGTGTGGTCGAACGCGACAAGATCATTGATGGCCAAGCCATTCGTGCAGGTGACGCGGTGATCGGCCTCGCATCAAGTGGCGTTCACTCAAACGGTTACAGCCTCGTGCGCAAGGTCGTATTCGAGGCCGCCGGCCTGAAAGTGACCGATCACGTGCCGGAGCTGGGCAAAACCGTGGGTGAGGAGCTACTCACTCCCACGCGACTTTACGTGAAGCCGGTTCGCCGGCTGCTCGAAGCACACGCGGACGCGATTCACGGTCTGGCGAACATCACGGGCGGCGGATTGCCCGATAACGTCGGCCGCATTCTTCCGCCGGACAAGCGCGTCCATGTGACCCGCAACTCGTGGCCGGCCGCACCCGTGTTTACGTGGCTCCAAAAGTGTGGTAACGTCGCCGACGCCGAGATGTTCCGTGTGTTCAACGTGGGCATCGGCTTCGTCGTGATCGCGGACCCGAGCGCAGTCGATAGCATTGTGAAGCAACTGGCAACGGACGGTATCTCCGCGTGGAAGATCGGCGATGTGCGTGACGGCACCGTGGGCGTGGAGATCGCGTAAACGAACCCCTCCGATGAGCACAATGTCCCTCCACAATTCCCCGTGGAGGGTTAGCCGTGACCGACGACGAATTCCTGACCGCGTTCGAGGAGTGCAGTCTCGTGCGAACCGACTGGACGCACGAAGCCCACATCCGCATGGCGTGGCTGTACTTAATGCGGGGTAATGCTAGGGCCGAGGCGCTTGACTGCGTGCGAGGCGGCATCCAGAAGTTGAACGCGACGTTCGTCCATCGCGACCAACTGGAGAACCCGAACCGACCGCCCAAGCCCAAAGATCCACGCGGGTTGGATGGTTACCACGAGACCGTTACCGTCGCGTTCGTGACCGTGATCGCGTCTCGGGTAAAAGCTAACGAGGATTTCGCCGCGTTTCGCACTCGCAATCCCGATCTCTTCAACCGCAATCTTTCGGCACTTCTGCGGCACTACACACCCGAACGACTTTATTCCCTACCCGCCCGAACGGAGTTCCTGGAACCCGATTTGGAACCTTTGCCGGGATGAGCACTTGCGTTCGGGGCGGTCGCGATCGCACCTGTTCTTTTGTTACGCTACGGAGATGGTGGCCCGTGATTTGATGGGGTATATGGGTGGGAAAGAATGATTGGGGGAGCGAACCTCTCCCTCAACAAACTTGTCCACTCAACCACCCGTCCGGAGGAACCGCCGATGACTGACAGCGAATTCCTGACCAAGTTTGAAAATCGCACGATCACCCGCGAGGAGTGGACGCACGACGCCCACGTCCGCATGGCGTGGCTCTACGTAACGCGAAGCGACAACTACCGCACCGCCCGGAGCAAGGTGCGGACCGGCATCAAGAAGCTGAACGCCGCGTTCATCGCCCAGGAATCCCGGCCGTGCGGCGCGACCCGACCGGCCGACGCGAGCACGGAACCCGCGGCCGAATCCAAGCCCATCGGCTTCCACGAAACCATTACGACGGCGTTCGTTCGGGTCATCTCGATGCGGGTCGAAGCCGGGGAAAAGTTCGCCAGTTTCCGCAAGCGCAACCCCGATCTCTTCGACCGCAACCTCTCGGCGCTCCTGGCCCACTACTCGCCGGCCCAACTGTTCTCCGAAGAAGCGAAGATCAAGTTCGTTGAACCGGACCTCGAACCGCTCCCGAAGCCGTGGCTCGCCCGTGTGTGAACCGGCTCGCGGTCACCCCTTCGGCTTGAACAACGGGCTTTTCCAGAGCTTCAGCTTGTTCATCCAGTATTTGTTGACAGTGGTCAGAGTCTGGATGCCGTACTTCGTGCTGCGGCGGAAGTTGATCTGACTGGCCTCGTCGAAGTACCGCACGGGAACCGGGATATCGCCCAACCGGAACCCGAAGTGGACCGCCTGCACCAGAAACTCCGTGTCGAACACAAAGTCGTTGCTGTTCCGCTCGAACGGGAGCGTTTCCAACACGTTCCGGCGGTACACGCGGAACCCGCTGTGGAACTCACCCAAATTCTGACCGAGCATCAGGTTCTCGAATGCGGTCAATCCGCGGTTGCTCACGTACTTCCACCACGGCATCCCGCACTTCAGCGCTTCGGCCCGGCTCCGCACTCGGTTGCCCAGAATCACGTCGCAGATACCCAACTCGATCATCCCGCAAGCGTGCGGAATCACCCGCGCGTCGTACTGGTAGTCCGGGTGGATCATCACCACGATGTCAGCGCCGCGCTCTAAACAGTAGCGGTAGCACGTCTTCTGATTACCGCCGTAGCCGGTATTCTTTTCGTGAACGATGACCGTTAGGCCCATCTCGCGTGCGATGGCGACGGTGTTATCCTTGCTGCCGTCGTCGACGAGGAGGATTTCGTCGACGCTCCCCACGGGGAAGTCCGCGATGGTGGCGGCGAGCGTCTTTTCCGCGTTGTAGGCCGGGAGAACGGCGATGATCTTGTGCTTTCGAGGCGGGGTGATTTCCTCGGGCTTCAGGACGCGGTCCACGTGAAAGATCTCGTGGACCGGATTTAGCGGCGGCTCAGCAAGCAAGGTGGAAGGCATGAGGGTGAATCGTGGTGTAAGTGGCGTAACCGACGTTTCGCTCAGTATATGATGCGAAAAACAGTGTCCGAATTCCCGAAATCCGGCCCTTCCCGGCGAACCCGTACTGCGTGGACCTACCGTAGTCGATACGGGATCTCTAACCCGTGTTGCTCCATCAGGTTAGCATCCGCCAGCAGTTTCTCGGCGGGGCCATCCGCCGCAAGTTTCCCGCCATCCAGCACCAGCACACGCGAACACGAATCCAGCACCAAGTCGAGGTCGTGTGTTGCGATGAGTTTCGTACCGGGTAGTCCGCGGATAACACCGATCAGTTCGCGCCGGCCG
This region of Gemmata massiliana genomic DNA includes:
- the purM gene encoding phosphoribosylformylglycinamidine cyclo-ligase, which gives rise to MSEQWSYKKVGLDLDKYEQTISGIQAHIKRAQRSGVIQPPFPARKGGKGVGGFASLFDLSVAGKYTNPVLVTCTDGVGSKLKIACMAGKFDTVGIDLVAMSVNDLICTGGEPLTFLDYLAMPKDDPDLTSQLVKGIADGCLESGCALVGGETAILPDFYQPGDFDLAGFAAGVVERDKIIDGQAIRAGDAVIGLASSGVHSNGYSLVRKVVFEAAGLKVTDHVPELGKTVGEELLTPTRLYVKPVRRLLEAHADAIHGLANITGGGLPDNVGRILPPDKRVHVTRNSWPAAPVFTWLQKCGNVADAEMFRVFNVGIGFVVIADPSAVDSIVKQLATDGISAWKIGDVRDGTVGVEIA
- a CDS encoding glycosyltransferase family 2 protein; this translates as MPSTLLAEPPLNPVHEIFHVDRVLKPEEITPPRKHKIIAVLPAYNAEKTLAATIADFPVGSVDEILLVDDGSKDNTVAIAREMGLTVIVHEKNTGYGGNQKTCYRYCLERGADIVVMIHPDYQYDARVIPHACGMIELGICDVILGNRVRSRAEALKCGMPWWKYVSNRGLTAFENLMLGQNLGEFHSGFRVYRRNVLETLPFERNSNDFVFDTEFLVQAVHFGFRLGDIPVPVRYFDEASQINFRRSTKYGIQTLTTVNKYWMNKLKLWKSPLFKPKG